From the genome of Spirochaetota bacterium:
TTTCGGAACGTTAACGCCCCGCGCTATAGTACGCTCTTGATGCCCTTGTCGCGGGGACTCTCGATCACTCCCTTCTCGGTGATGATGGCCGAGATGTTCTGCGCGGGGGTGATGTCGAAGGCCGGGTTCTTGATGAAGACGCCCTCGGGCGCGATCTGCGTGCCCATGATATAGGCAACCTCGTCTATCCCGCGCTCCTCGATCACGATGCCGTCGCCGTTGGGAGTCGCGGGATCGAGCGTCGATATGGGCGCCGCGACCAGGAAGGGGATGCGGTGCTCCTTGGCCAGCACCGAGTGGGTATAGGTCCCGATCTTGTTGGCGGTGTCGCCGTTAGCTGCAATCCGGTCCGCCCCCACGATGACCTTGCGTATGAGCCCCTGGCGCATGAAATACCCGGCCATGTTGTCGGTGATGAGCGTGACCGGGATGTGGTCTTGCAGAAGCTCCCAGGCGGTGAGGCGCGCCCCCTGCAGGTAGGGCCTGGTCTCGCAGGCGATGACCTGGATCTTTTTCCCCTCCTCGACGGCCGCGCGTATCACGCCCAGCGCGGTCCCGTAGCCGCCTGTGGCGAGC
Proteins encoded in this window:
- the mtnA gene encoding S-methyl-5-thioribose-1-phosphate isomerase — protein: MYYTIKWNGDAVSMLDQRLLPLHESYNNYTSHLDVAAAITDMVIRGAPAIGIAAAMGIALAAVKMTIGNADEFRKELLAVCELFAKTRPTAVNLFWAVNRMKKLIESAGDVETLRGRLEKEAVSMLEEDVTINRAIGKNGARYLADGDVVMTHCNAGALATGGYGTALGVIRAAVEEGKKIQVIACETRPYLQGARLTAWELLQDHIPVTLITDNMAGYFMRQGLIRKVIVGADRIAANGDTANKIGTYTHSVLAKEHRIPFLVAAPISTLDPATPNGDGIVIEERGIDEVAYIMGTQIAPEGVFIKNPAFDITPAQNISAIITEKGVIESPRDKGIKSVL